GCCGACGGCGGCGAACCCGTCAAGGGCACCCTTAGCGCCGACGGTTCCACCTGGACCGCCCTGGACCCCCTGGAGTTCGACGCGGCCTACGACTACGCCTTTACGATCGTGGACCAGGCGGGCCGCGAAACGAAGAAGACGCAGACCTTCACCACGGTGGCCACGGCCAACGAGGCCGACGCCGCCGTCTACCCGCAGAACGGTTCCACCGTGGGTTCGGGCCAGCCGATTGAAATCGTCTTCTCCGAGCCGGTCCTGAACAAGGAGGCCATGGAGAAAGCCGTCACAGTCTCCTCGTCCTCGGGCCAGGCCGTCGCCTGGCGGTGGTACTCGGACCAGCGCGTACGCATCCGTCCCGAGGCGTTCTGGGCATCCGGAAGCCAGGTCACCGTTGACCTTAAGCTGTTCGGCGTGGACTTCGGGAACAAGATGGTAGGCAACGTCGACACCAAGGTCAGCTTCAAGGTTGGGCCGCAGCGCGTAGCCATCGTGGATGATGTCACAAAGACCATGAACGTCTACTTTGACGGCCAGTTGGTCAGGACCGCCCCCGTGACGCTCGGCGATGCCGAGTGGCTCTCACCCACCGGGTACGCCGTGATCATGGAGCAGGAACGTCACTCCAAGTTCAACGCCGGAAGCATCGGCCTGAAGCCCGGCGACAAGGGCTACTACCCGCCGCTGACCGTGGAATACGCCAACCGGCTCACCTCATCCGGCGTCTACGTCCACCAGGCACTCGAATCGGCGTGGAGTTACGTCGGAAAGGCAAACGTCTCGCACGGTTGCGTCGGACTGCTGCCGGCGGACGCGGCCTGGTTCTTCAACAACATGAAGACCGGCGACGTCGTCCAGACCCTCAACACGGGCGCTCCTCCCGTGGAACCGCTGGAGGGTTACGGCGACTGGAACATTCCCTGGGCGCAGTACGCCAAGCGCTAGGAACTGCGGGCTACGGTGTGTCACGGCTGTAGGGCAGCCGGTTCAACCGTTCCCCTACACCCGTGCTTCGCGCCCGTGCCCGGCTCAGCCTGGCCAGTTCCCGCTCGCGACGTTCCACCAGCACTGCGGCCAGGTACTCTTCCGGTCCCGTGCCGGCCGGAGGCGGCGGAGCGACACAGGCTGAGACCTCCGTGGCGAGCGATGCGGCCATGGAAGCGCGCGACGCCGGCGACATCCGGCCTGCCTGGCGGATGAACTGCGACGAGCGGCGGGCCACGGCGTCCGGTATCCGGCCGATGTCAGCCAGCGCCGCCCAGGCCCGGAGGTGCGGCGGTACAAACGGGACGAACGATGGTTCCGCCGGGACCCGGCGCCGCAGGGCGTAGGTTCCGGCCACGATGTCGCCGAGCCGTTTGGACTTGTCATTGAACAGTGCCACGGCGATGGCCAGGCCGCCGAACGTCAGATAGATCTCCAGGAAACCGATCAGCCCTCGGATCACAGCATGACGGAAGCGGATGGCGCCGCCGTCGTCCCGTACTATCCGAAGCCCCGCCGCCAGCTTCCCCAGCGAGAGGCCGCGGGTGAGGGTTTCCACCGCCACCGGGAGGATCACCAAGCAGAAGACCACACTGACCAGAACCAGGGCGCGGGCCGCCGCACCGTCCAGGTCGTTGTAGGCCGACGAAATCACCGTGATCATCACAATGAGGAGGACAACATTGGCAGCGACGTCCAGAATTAGGCCCAGTGCCCGCGCAGCGAACGACGCCGGACGGAGCTCCAGCACTACTGCTTCACCTGTGATGATTGAGCTCAAGCCGGATCCCCGTCCCCTACACGCCGCCTACGGACGCTCACAGTCTAATCCGGGAGCGCTAGGGTAGTGCCGTGGACATGGATGCGTTCTCCGCGGTCAACGGGGACAAGTGGGCGCGGCT
Above is a window of Arthrobacter sp. FB24 DNA encoding:
- a CDS encoding L,D-transpeptidase, encoding MTVVHKRKTMKILGVVAICAAVAAGGIGVATAPSWAEPAFQSESSSPVRNEPGLAAPVVKAVELGVTPTDGATGVNPAVAPSVKAVNGTVKDVVLATADGGEPVKGTLSADGSTWTALDPLEFDAAYDYAFTIVDQAGRETKKTQTFTTVATANEADAAVYPQNGSTVGSGQPIEIVFSEPVLNKEAMEKAVTVSSSSGQAVAWRWYSDQRVRIRPEAFWASGSQVTVDLKLFGVDFGNKMVGNVDTKVSFKVGPQRVAIVDDVTKTMNVYFDGQLVRTAPVTLGDAEWLSPTGYAVIMEQERHSKFNAGSIGLKPGDKGYYPPLTVEYANRLTSSGVYVHQALESAWSYVGKANVSHGCVGLLPADAAWFFNNMKTGDVVQTLNTGAPPVEPLEGYGDWNIPWAQYAKR
- a CDS encoding RDD family protein → MSSIITGEAVVLELRPASFAARALGLILDVAANVVLLIVMITVISSAYNDLDGAAARALVLVSVVFCLVILPVAVETLTRGLSLGKLAAGLRIVRDDGGAIRFRHAVIRGLIGFLEIYLTFGGLAIAVALFNDKSKRLGDIVAGTYALRRRVPAEPSFVPFVPPHLRAWAALADIGRIPDAVARRSSQFIRQAGRMSPASRASMAASLATEVSACVAPPPPAGTGPEEYLAAVLVERRERELARLSRARARSTGVGERLNRLPYSRDTP